In Pseudovibrio brasiliensis, the following are encoded in one genomic region:
- a CDS encoding leucyl aminopeptidase family protein, whose translation MHGPLISAEETVNPIPVVALSTSELEAHLEAAGPVAQAWAKAQEFEAAFGDTLVMPNEAGEIATVLFGYGSGQKDALETGATLNKKLPAGAFELSKGFEDHAGIALGFSLASYRFDAYKKVPAAKAQLVISEAGILEELAPVLAGTRLAKDLINTPANDMGPEELAAATSQLFEDHGGNAKIIMGDVLENEFPLVHAVGNGSDRAPRLIDATWGKDTDPKITLVGKGVIFDSGGLDVKPAAGMILMKKDMGGAANVLGLAAMIMKAELPIRLRVIVPAVENAISGRAFRPSDIFTSRKGLSVEIGNTDAEGRLVLADALALADEESPELIIDMATLTGAARVALGPDLPPYYTDDEELAETIAVHSEAVNDPLWRMPLWKPYKKYITSKTADLANINTSGAGFAGSVTAALFLQRFVENAGSWVHFDIYGWTPIEKDFRTHGGEAQAIRALFDMLKTRFG comes from the coding sequence TTGCACGGTCCGTTAATTTCTGCAGAAGAAACAGTCAATCCAATTCCAGTGGTCGCGCTCTCGACCAGCGAGTTGGAAGCGCACCTCGAAGCTGCAGGTCCAGTGGCGCAGGCTTGGGCAAAAGCGCAGGAGTTTGAGGCCGCATTTGGTGATACGCTTGTTATGCCTAATGAAGCTGGTGAAATCGCAACAGTTCTGTTTGGGTATGGCAGCGGTCAGAAGGACGCTTTGGAAACTGGCGCAACGCTGAACAAGAAGCTGCCTGCTGGTGCTTTTGAACTTTCCAAAGGCTTTGAGGATCATGCCGGTATTGCGCTTGGCTTCTCGCTGGCATCTTATCGGTTTGATGCCTACAAAAAGGTACCTGCTGCAAAAGCGCAGCTGGTTATTTCTGAAGCTGGTATTCTTGAAGAGCTGGCACCCGTTCTTGCTGGCACGCGTCTCGCGAAAGACCTCATCAACACGCCTGCCAACGATATGGGCCCGGAAGAACTGGCAGCCGCAACTTCTCAGCTATTTGAAGACCACGGTGGAAACGCAAAGATCATCATGGGCGATGTTCTGGAGAACGAGTTCCCGCTGGTGCATGCAGTCGGCAATGGCAGTGACAGAGCGCCCCGTCTGATTGACGCCACTTGGGGGAAGGACACCGACCCTAAAATTACTCTGGTTGGTAAAGGCGTGATCTTCGACAGTGGTGGTCTGGATGTGAAGCCAGCTGCTGGCATGATCCTTATGAAAAAAGACATGGGTGGTGCAGCCAATGTGCTGGGCCTCGCAGCCATGATCATGAAGGCTGAACTGCCAATTCGTTTGCGCGTGATTGTACCCGCTGTCGAAAACGCAATCTCAGGCCGTGCCTTCCGCCCATCTGATATCTTCACAAGCCGCAAAGGCCTGTCTGTTGAGATCGGCAACACCGATGCAGAAGGCCGCCTTGTACTGGCAGATGCGCTGGCATTGGCGGATGAGGAAAGCCCAGAACTGATCATCGACATGGCAACGCTGACCGGCGCAGCGCGTGTCGCCCTTGGTCCTGACCTGCCTCCTTACTATACCGATGATGAAGAACTGGCAGAAACCATCGCAGTTCACAGTGAGGCGGTGAATGATCCATTGTGGCGCATGCCACTATGGAAGCCATATAAGAAGTACATCACTTCCAAAACGGCTGATCTGGCAAACATCAACACCAGCGGCGCAGGCTTTGCAGGCTCCGTAACTGCAGCTTTGTTCCTGCAGAGATTCGTTGAGAATGCCGGAAGCTGGGTGCATTTTGATATCTATGGTTGGACACCAATCGAAAAAGATTTCAGAACCCATGGCGGCGAAGCTCAGGCAATCCGGGCACTTTTTGATATGCTGAAGACCCGCTTCGGCTAA
- a CDS encoding pilus assembly protein N-terminal domain-containing protein, which translates to MFWKLQEQVSDRLPKIASVAILTAMIAGISATSIAPAYADVEVVADQAKVFRLEEPAETIILGNPSIADVTVHDRLTIVITGKSYGTTNLVVLNDASEPVVEELITVTAEMAGYVAIQRNNSRFTYSCNPDCHEVLRLGDNKGKISDIATTISARNTLAEDGTVATNTN; encoded by the coding sequence GTGTTTTGGAAGCTGCAAGAACAGGTCTCAGATCGTTTGCCTAAGATTGCTTCTGTTGCAATCTTGACTGCGATGATTGCGGGCATCTCCGCAACTTCAATCGCACCAGCCTATGCAGATGTGGAAGTGGTTGCTGATCAGGCGAAAGTCTTTCGTCTTGAAGAGCCTGCCGAAACCATTATCCTCGGCAACCCGAGCATCGCAGACGTTACAGTCCACGACCGCCTGACAATTGTCATCACCGGCAAATCATACGGCACCACCAACCTCGTCGTGCTCAACGATGCGTCCGAGCCAGTCGTTGAAGAGCTGATCACCGTAACCGCCGAAATGGCCGGTTACGTCGCCATCCAACGCAACAACAGCCGCTTCACCTACTCCTGCAACCCCGACTGCCACGAAGTCCTGCGCTTGGGGGATAATAAGGGAAAGATCTCTGATATCGCGACGACAATAAGTGCTCGTAATACTCTTGCTGAAGATGGTACCGTAGCTACGAACACCAATTAA
- a CDS encoding TadE/TadG family type IV pilus assembly protein, which translates to MKSFFSDWKGATAIEFGLIAPILFAIVFSILELGLSLFVEVLLDNAVAEAARQIRTGQVHAAAESGEYDQASFKKTILENGTGLLKAAEDRILINVESFEDFGNIPEAKPLVEDGEIVMNQNWDPGGTSDVVLVRVICSWPMITSKMIEVFGQTSDGMRILVATEIFRNEPF; encoded by the coding sequence TTGAAAAGCTTCTTTTCTGATTGGAAAGGGGCAACAGCAATTGAGTTTGGACTCATTGCCCCAATTTTATTTGCCATTGTATTCTCTATTCTAGAGTTAGGCCTCTCATTGTTTGTTGAGGTATTGCTCGATAACGCTGTTGCTGAGGCAGCTCGGCAAATTCGAACCGGACAGGTCCATGCAGCGGCTGAGAGCGGTGAATACGATCAGGCGAGTTTCAAGAAAACAATTTTGGAAAATGGAACCGGGCTTCTAAAGGCAGCTGAAGATCGAATTTTAATAAATGTGGAATCTTTTGAGGATTTTGGGAACATTCCCGAGGCTAAGCCACTAGTTGAAGATGGCGAGATTGTAATGAACCAAAACTGGGATCCAGGAGGGACGAGTGATGTTGTTTTGGTAAGGGTCATCTGCTCATGGCCAATGATCACTTCCAAAATGATTGAAGTATTTGGCCAAACATCTGATGGCATGCGAATTCTTGTGGCAACTGAGATTTTTAGAAACGAGCCATTTTAA
- a CDS encoding tetratricopeptide repeat protein: MAVFDRTHKTKMSTGIFKSATAVSLLLACGIALSGCATNKPRAQASVSQSQQLKPGSQEMQKALAYWGGAYSKDQKNPRTILNYAAALRIDGQGQQAEAILRRGVIANTENKTIAASYGKVLAENGKLQEALNVIDNAFDPAQPNWKMLSAKAAILDQLGETKQARATYQQALKISPNEPSVLNNLGMSYLLAGDLRNAETALRSALDTGRAGSQVRQNLALTLGLQGRFDEAVRVAQSDIDPRQAAENVAYLKTMLGKA, translated from the coding sequence ATGGCCGTATTTGACCGCACACACAAAACCAAGATGTCTACTGGCATTTTCAAAAGTGCGACAGCTGTCTCATTGCTGTTGGCTTGCGGGATTGCGCTTTCCGGCTGCGCAACGAACAAACCTCGGGCACAGGCTTCTGTTTCTCAGAGTCAGCAGTTAAAGCCGGGCTCGCAGGAAATGCAGAAAGCACTCGCTTATTGGGGCGGAGCTTATTCTAAGGATCAGAAGAACCCACGCACGATCCTGAACTATGCAGCGGCCCTTAGAATTGATGGACAAGGTCAGCAAGCAGAAGCAATCTTACGCCGTGGTGTTATCGCTAATACTGAGAACAAAACCATTGCAGCCAGCTACGGCAAGGTGCTTGCAGAAAATGGTAAGTTGCAGGAAGCGCTGAACGTCATCGACAACGCTTTTGACCCTGCACAGCCAAACTGGAAAATGCTCTCTGCCAAAGCTGCTATCCTGGATCAACTGGGAGAAACCAAGCAGGCGCGCGCCACCTATCAGCAAGCGCTCAAGATCTCCCCGAACGAGCCATCTGTGCTGAACAATCTGGGAATGTCTTATCTGCTGGCTGGGGATCTACGAAATGCCGAAACCGCCCTGCGCTCCGCTCTGGACACAGGCCGCGCCGGCAGCCAGGTCCGCCAAAACCTCGCCCTCACCCTCGGCCTTCAAGGCCGCTTCGATGAGGCCGTCCGCGTAGCACAATCCGACATCGACCCCCGCCAGGCCGCCGAAAACGTGGCGTACCTGAAGACGATGCTTGGGAAGGCGTGA
- a CDS encoding MarR family transcriptional regulator, translating into MPVEIRPSQALKLWHDVVLELVRAADQDLTARQMSILLTVYLEPPPHTVRGLAQKLGVTKPAITRALDTLGANKLLSRKRDENDRRNVVVTRTVAGALYLEQLGDLVSEKAQDLPR; encoded by the coding sequence ATGCCCGTAGAGATCCGCCCGTCGCAGGCGCTTAAGCTATGGCATGATGTAGTGTTGGAATTGGTGCGCGCGGCAGATCAGGATTTGACTGCTCGTCAAATGTCTATTCTTTTAACTGTATATCTTGAGCCTCCACCCCATACCGTGCGCGGATTAGCGCAAAAGCTTGGGGTAACAAAACCTGCCATCACGCGTGCTCTGGATACTCTGGGCGCAAACAAGCTGCTTTCCAGAAAGCGTGATGAAAATGATCGCCGCAATGTCGTTGTCACACGCACCGTTGCTGGTGCGCTCTATCTGGAGCAACTGGGCGATCTTGTCTCTGAAAAAGCGCAGGATCTTCCGCGATAA
- a CDS encoding NlpC/P60 family protein, giving the protein MTAQLDRRLHPVRPDLASTAYRGQVDAERFVDGTEFSVTVDKVELRARPELSCGIDTEVNFGETLQVFESTSNGWSWGQLATDGYVGWLPTSALGTSEAATHRVAALRTYRYPEAEMKRPVLGQISMGSLLRVVGYETTRGLEFAKLVDGSFVVNKHLVERDHKSTDWVEAAESMLGTPYLWGGRSSLGLDCSGLIQLSLQTGGVKAPRDADMQEAMLGEHLDLSNGLPALQRGDLMFWKGHVGVMANPETLLHANGFTMTVAYENLQAALKRIGENEFGALTSVKRLA; this is encoded by the coding sequence ATGACTGCTCAACTTGACCGCCGTTTACATCCGGTACGACCAGATCTCGCCTCCACCGCCTACCGCGGTCAGGTGGACGCAGAGCGTTTTGTTGACGGGACTGAGTTCTCAGTAACAGTAGATAAAGTTGAGCTGCGCGCAAGACCAGAGCTTTCTTGTGGGATTGATACTGAAGTGAACTTTGGCGAAACCTTGCAGGTTTTCGAGAGCACATCAAATGGTTGGTCCTGGGGCCAACTTGCGACTGATGGATACGTCGGCTGGCTGCCAACCAGCGCACTTGGCACTAGTGAAGCCGCAACCCACAGAGTTGCTGCCCTGCGCACCTACAGATATCCGGAAGCCGAGATGAAACGCCCTGTTCTGGGGCAGATTTCGATGGGGTCTCTCCTGCGCGTTGTTGGTTATGAAACGACACGAGGGTTGGAATTTGCCAAACTGGTGGATGGCTCCTTCGTGGTGAACAAGCACTTGGTCGAGCGTGATCATAAGTCCACTGATTGGGTGGAAGCTGCGGAATCTATGTTGGGAACGCCTTACCTTTGGGGCGGACGCTCCTCGCTTGGGCTTGATTGTTCTGGATTGATTCAGCTCTCTTTGCAAACCGGCGGTGTTAAAGCTCCCCGTGATGCAGACATGCAGGAAGCCATGCTCGGCGAGCATCTGGATCTCTCAAACGGCCTACCAGCCTTACAACGTGGAGATCTCATGTTCTGGAAAGGGCATGTTGGTGTTATGGCCAATCCCGAAACCTTGTTGCATGCCAACGGCTTCACCATGACCGTCGCCTATGAGAACTTGCAGGCCGCTTTGAAACGCATCGGTGAGAACGAGTTTGGTGCACTGACCTCGGTAAAACGACTGGCCTGA
- a CDS encoding type II secretion system F family protein: MTIADLGSSNMFMVILTVLAVSGTAYALLMPLLERDELKSRMKSVALEREKIRARERNRLANSKEVERASLRSNPKESVREFVDKYNLKNLLSSEGLVKKLKMAGYRGASPLYTYLFLQILLPVAFFVVAFMYLSIVLKVEMPILGVLCICLIVAAIGFYAPNIFVQNQIAKRQETIRLAWPDAMDLLLICVESGMSIEAAFKKVAEEIGAQSAALAEELVLANAELSYLDERGKAYRNLAERTGLEGVKNVVTALTQAEKYGTPIGNALRVLSDENRQARMQEAERKAAALPPKLTVPMITFFLPVLFIVIIGPAVIQVMKTF; the protein is encoded by the coding sequence GTGACAATTGCAGATCTAGGAAGCAGCAACATGTTTATGGTTATTCTTACTGTGCTTGCTGTTTCAGGCACGGCATATGCACTTCTGATGCCATTGCTTGAGCGTGATGAGCTCAAAAGTCGTATGAAGTCAGTTGCCTTAGAGCGTGAAAAGATTAGGGCTCGCGAGCGAAATCGACTTGCAAACTCTAAAGAAGTTGAGCGTGCTTCTCTTAGGAGCAATCCAAAAGAAAGCGTTCGAGAATTTGTCGATAAATATAATCTAAAAAATCTTCTTTCTAGTGAAGGGCTTGTTAAAAAGCTAAAAATGGCAGGTTATAGAGGTGCATCTCCTCTGTATACGTACTTATTCCTTCAGATATTGCTACCGGTCGCATTTTTTGTTGTAGCGTTCATGTATTTATCTATTGTTCTAAAAGTCGAGATGCCTATCCTAGGTGTTTTGTGCATATGTTTAATAGTAGCTGCAATTGGATTTTACGCGCCAAATATTTTTGTTCAGAATCAAATCGCAAAGCGTCAGGAGACTATTCGACTCGCATGGCCAGACGCGATGGACTTACTCCTCATTTGCGTTGAATCAGGAATGTCAATTGAAGCTGCTTTCAAAAAGGTTGCCGAAGAGATCGGTGCTCAATCTGCTGCGCTGGCTGAAGAGCTCGTGTTGGCAAATGCCGAATTGTCTTACCTAGATGAGCGCGGAAAAGCATATCGAAACTTGGCAGAACGAACAGGGCTTGAAGGAGTTAAGAATGTTGTCACTGCACTAACGCAAGCAGAAAAGTACGGAACTCCGATTGGAAACGCATTGAGAGTTTTATCTGATGAAAATCGACAGGCTCGAATGCAAGAAGCAGAACGGAAAGCAGCTGCATTGCCTCCTAAACTCACAGTTCCGATGATTACTTTCTTCCTGCCAGTGCTGTTTATCGTAATTATCGGCCCAGCCGTTATTCAGGTCATGAAGACCTTCTAA